One region of Oxalobacteraceae bacterium OTU3CAMAD1 genomic DNA includes:
- a CDS encoding c-type cytochrome: MKIIYAVLLAVLLGACQRETPTAHATPAAVTPTSAPAADAPRAAYAPPAGRRPTVPELTELGRAMFNDASLSASGKLACASCHSPDNAYGPNNNLAAQLGGADGKTEGTRATPSLRYIQNAPAFSEHYHDDDGDDSTDAGPTGGHDWDGRARSAHEQALGPLLSAREMGNEDEAAVLARLQASPLAAKFREVYGADIFARPNAALQGALMALEVFQESPADFYPYTSKYDAFLRKQATLSAPESRGLKVFNDETKGNCASCHISRISPGGVFPQFTDYGLINIGVPRNRKLLVNADPRHYDLGLCGPDRTDLKDRKEYCGRFKTPSLRNVALRKAYFHNGSFSRLEDVVRFYATRDTRPMKWYKDRKFDDQPAGLDANVNMEAPFGGRPGGAPSLNERDIADLVAFLNTLTDGYRPVGSASVHPAIK; the protein is encoded by the coding sequence ATGAAAATTATTTATGCAGTTTTGCTGGCCGTGCTGCTGGGCGCCTGCCAGCGCGAGACGCCCACCGCACATGCCACTCCCGCCGCAGTGACACCAACCTCCGCCCCCGCCGCCGATGCGCCGCGAGCCGCCTATGCGCCGCCGGCCGGACGGCGGCCGACAGTGCCCGAGCTGACCGAGCTCGGACGCGCCATGTTCAACGACGCCAGCCTGTCGGCGTCGGGCAAGCTGGCCTGTGCCAGCTGCCACAGCCCCGACAACGCCTACGGTCCCAACAACAATCTGGCGGCGCAGTTGGGCGGCGCCGACGGCAAGACCGAGGGCACGCGCGCGACGCCGTCGCTGCGTTACATCCAGAACGCGCCCGCCTTCAGCGAGCACTACCATGATGACGATGGCGACGACAGCACCGACGCCGGCCCCACCGGCGGCCACGACTGGGACGGCCGCGCGCGATCGGCGCACGAGCAGGCGCTGGGGCCGCTGCTGTCGGCGCGCGAGATGGGCAACGAGGATGAGGCGGCAGTGCTGGCGCGACTACAGGCCAGTCCGCTGGCGGCGAAGTTCCGGGAGGTGTACGGCGCAGACATCTTCGCGCGGCCCAACGCCGCCCTGCAGGGCGCGCTGATGGCGCTGGAAGTGTTCCAGGAAAGTCCGGCCGATTTCTATCCTTACACCAGCAAATACGACGCGTTCCTGCGCAAGCAGGCCACGCTGTCGGCGCCGGAGTCGCGCGGGCTGAAAGTGTTCAACGACGAAACCAAGGGCAACTGCGCCTCCTGCCACATCAGCCGGATCTCACCGGGCGGCGTGTTCCCACAGTTCACTGACTACGGCCTGATCAACATCGGCGTGCCGCGCAACCGCAAGCTGCTGGTCAACGCCGATCCGCGCCACTACGACCTAGGACTGTGCGGCCCCGACCGCACCGACCTCAAGGACCGCAAGGAATATTGCGGCCGCTTCAAGACGCCGTCGCTGCGCAACGTCGCGCTGCGCAAGGCCTACTTCCACAACGGCAGCTTTAGCCGGCTGGAAGACGTGGTGCGCTTCTACGCCACGCGCGACACGAGACCGATGAAGTGGTACAAGGATCGCAAGTTCGACGATCAGCCGGCCGGGCTGGACGCCAACGTCAACATGGAGGCGCCGTTCGGCGGCCGCCCCGGCGGCGCGCCGTCCCTGAACGAGCGCGACATCGCCGATCTGGTGGCTTTTCTCAATACCCTGACCGACGGCTACCGGCCAGTCGGGTCGGCATCGGTCCACCCTGCCATCAAATAG
- the acpA gene encoding acid phosphatase encodes MTSKLKTALRPLPMLLLAAGFGAGLIACGSSSDGDVPTLSGQVVGSYYENASVCLESGSAKLTCDSNSGSVRTGADGSFKVTGTNSGPLLVTVGTDAIRHDALGDAGTKVAQKLVFRAPNGHTGIIDAISTELSAIMDANGGDFAKASAQLAARIGVAESNLLADVNKVSGDDQARLKAENDNFTAVIAAAGTQSASADVANAISAGAALGNIKNIVVIYAENRGFDNLYGLFPGANGVPGANPTSTGGYVAQKDADNSTLPVLPPTWGGMTAAGQSLVITQAQSANLPNKPFQIDDVNSPIAIPQSVITRDLVHRFYNNQMQINGGANDKFALYSDAGGLTMGYYDGSKMKMWDIAKQYALADNLFIGAFGGSFLTHQYLICACAPQYPNADKSVAAASISKIDVDAKGNFVRLTPSATSPGSVLNGAQTYANDSTLTPADASGMFYAVNTMQPPFQPSSNAPAGADGSHLYADPAKANTLPPQTQKNIGDMLSSKNIDWAWYAGAWNSTTANATATGRGAFANPPNFQFHHQPFNYYAEMDPVTNPAYRAAHLKDYDTQFVADVAAGTLPPVAFYKPQGNLNQHPGYASVADGDAHIADVIAKLKQSPQWKNMLVIVTYDENGGFYDHAAPPKGDRWGPGTRVPAIIVSPFVKKGSVDHTQYDSASILRAITHRFNLPVLDGLTVRDKALADNGGKPMGDFSAALALTPQE; translated from the coding sequence ATGACATCCAAACTGAAAACCGCCCTTCGGCCGCTGCCGATGCTGCTGTTGGCGGCCGGCTTCGGCGCCGGCCTGATCGCCTGCGGCAGTTCCTCCGACGGCGATGTGCCGACCCTGTCCGGCCAGGTGGTTGGCAGTTACTACGAAAACGCCTCGGTCTGCCTGGAAAGCGGCAGCGCAAAGCTGACCTGCGACAGCAATTCAGGCAGCGTGCGCACCGGCGCCGACGGCAGTTTTAAAGTGACCGGCACCAACAGCGGCCCGTTGCTGGTCACCGTCGGCACCGACGCCATCCGCCACGACGCGCTGGGCGACGCCGGCACCAAGGTCGCGCAGAAGCTGGTGTTTCGCGCGCCGAACGGCCACACCGGCATCATCGACGCCATCAGCACCGAGCTGAGCGCCATCATGGACGCCAACGGCGGCGACTTCGCCAAGGCCAGCGCGCAGCTGGCAGCGCGCATCGGCGTGGCCGAAAGCAATCTGCTGGCCGACGTCAACAAGGTCTCCGGCGACGACCAAGCCAGGCTGAAGGCCGAGAACGACAACTTCACCGCCGTCATCGCCGCCGCCGGCACGCAGAGCGCCAGCGCCGACGTGGCCAACGCCATCAGCGCCGGCGCCGCGCTGGGCAACATCAAGAACATCGTCGTCATTTACGCGGAGAACCGGGGCTTCGACAATCTGTACGGCCTGTTCCCGGGCGCTAACGGCGTACCGGGCGCCAACCCGACTTCGACCGGCGGCTACGTGGCGCAGAAGGATGCCGACAACAGTACCTTGCCCGTGCTGCCGCCCACCTGGGGCGGCATGACCGCCGCCGGCCAGAGCCTTGTGATCACGCAGGCGCAGTCGGCCAACCTGCCGAACAAGCCGTTCCAGATCGACGACGTCAACAGCCCGATCGCGATCCCGCAGTCGGTCATCACGCGCGACCTGGTGCACCGCTTCTACAACAACCAGATGCAGATCAACGGCGGCGCCAACGACAAGTTCGCGCTGTATTCGGACGCCGGGGGCCTGACCATGGGTTATTACGATGGCAGCAAGATGAAGATGTGGGACATCGCCAAGCAATACGCGCTGGCCGACAACCTGTTCATCGGCGCCTTCGGCGGCTCGTTCCTGACCCACCAGTACCTGATCTGCGCCTGCGCGCCGCAATACCCGAACGCCGACAAGTCGGTGGCGGCCGCGTCGATCTCGAAGATTGATGTCGACGCCAAGGGCAACTTCGTGCGCCTGACGCCGTCGGCCACCTCGCCCGGCAGCGTGCTGAACGGCGCGCAGACCTACGCCAACGACAGCACCCTGACGCCGGCCGACGCCAGCGGCATGTTCTACGCGGTCAACACCATGCAGCCGCCGTTCCAGCCGAGCAGCAACGCTCCGGCCGGCGCCGACGGCAGCCACCTGTACGCCGATCCGGCCAAGGCCAACACTTTGCCGCCACAGACGCAGAAAAACATCGGCGACATGCTGAGCAGTAAGAACATCGACTGGGCCTGGTATGCCGGCGCCTGGAACAGCACCACGGCCAACGCCACCGCCACCGGGCGCGGCGCGTTCGCCAATCCGCCCAACTTCCAGTTCCACCACCAGCCGTTCAATTACTACGCCGAGATGGACCCGGTGACGAACCCGGCCTACCGCGCGGCGCATCTGAAGGATTACGACACCCAGTTCGTGGCCGATGTTGCCGCCGGCACCTTGCCGCCGGTGGCGTTCTACAAGCCGCAGGGCAACCTGAATCAGCATCCCGGCTACGCCTCGGTGGCTGACGGCGACGCCCACATCGCCGACGTCATCGCCAAGCTGAAGCAAAGCCCGCAGTGGAAGAATATGCTGGTCATCGTGACCTACGATGAAAACGGCGGCTTCTACGACCACGCCGCGCCGCCGAAGGGCGACCGCTGGGGCCCGGGCACCCGCGTGCCGGCGATCATCGTGTCGCCATTCGTGAAGAAGGGTTCGGTCGACCATACGCAGTACGACTCGGCGTCGATCCTGCGCGCCATCACCCACCGCTTCAACCTGCCGGTGCTCGATGGCTTGACGGTGCGCGACAAGGCGCTGGCGGACAATGGCGGCAAGCCGATGGGCGACTTCAGCGCCGCGCTGGCGCTGACGCCGCAGGAGTAA
- the hemB gene encoding porphobilinogen synthase produces the protein MHTPHASAQFPGIRMRRMRRDPFSRALMRENAVTASDLIYPVFILEGTHQREPVLPMPGVERVSVDLLLKVAEECVSLGVPVLALFPVIDVAKKTPDGIEATNPDGLVPRAVRALKQAFPDLGILTDIALDPYTSHGQDGLIDGNGYVINDITTDMLIRQALCHADAGVDVVAPSDMMDGRIGAIRAALEEKGHIHTRIMAYSAKYASAFYGPFRDAVGSAGNLGKGDKNTYQMDPANSDEALREVGLDLAEGADMVMVKPGMPYLDIVRRVKDEFKVPTFAYQVSGEYAMIKAAAQNGWLDHDKVMMESMLAFKRAGADAVLTYFALDVARLLKAAK, from the coding sequence ATGCACACGCCCCACGCCTCCGCCCAATTTCCCGGCATCCGCATGCGTCGCATGCGCCGCGACCCGTTCTCCCGCGCGCTGATGCGCGAGAACGCGGTCACGGCGTCGGACTTGATCTACCCGGTGTTCATCCTCGAAGGCACGCACCAGCGCGAGCCGGTGCTGCCGATGCCGGGTGTGGAGCGGGTCTCGGTCGACCTGTTGCTGAAGGTGGCCGAGGAATGCGTGAGCCTGGGCGTGCCGGTGCTGGCGCTGTTTCCGGTCATCGACGTGGCGAAGAAGACCCCGGACGGTATCGAGGCGACCAATCCGGACGGCCTGGTGCCGCGCGCCGTGCGCGCGCTGAAGCAGGCGTTCCCCGACCTGGGCATCCTGACCGACATCGCGCTCGACCCGTACACCAGCCACGGCCAGGACGGCCTGATCGACGGCAACGGCTACGTCATCAACGACATCACCACCGACATGCTGATCCGCCAGGCGCTGTGCCACGCGGACGCCGGCGTCGACGTGGTGGCGCCGTCGGACATGATGGACGGGCGCATCGGCGCGATCCGCGCGGCGCTGGAGGAAAAGGGCCACATCCACACGCGCATCATGGCGTACTCGGCCAAGTACGCGTCGGCGTTCTACGGCCCGTTCCGCGACGCGGTCGGCTCGGCCGGCAATCTCGGCAAGGGCGACAAGAACACCTACCAGATGGACCCGGCCAATTCCGACGAGGCCCTGCGCGAAGTGGGCCTGGACCTGGCCGAGGGCGCCGACATGGTGATGGTCAAGCCGGGCATGCCGTACCTGGACATCGTGCGCCGCGTGAAGGATGAATTCAAGGTGCCGACGTTCGCCTACCAGGTCAGCGGCGAGTACGCGATGATCAAGGCGGCCGCGCAAAACGGCTGGCTCGACCACGACAAGGTGATGATGGAATCGATGCTGGCGTTCAAGCGCGCCGGCGCCGACGCCGTGCTGACCTATTTCGCGCTGGACGTGGCGCGCCTGCTCAAGGCCGCGAAGTAA
- the yihA gene encoding ribosome biogenesis GTP-binding protein YihA/YsxC, producing the protein MSKLWQARFFTTVNQLRDLPDTTVPEIAFAGRSNAGKSTAINILCNQKGLAFASKTPGRTQHINYFSIGGAHVAQHRKDPTIVAEIECLLVDLPGYGYAEVSGSAKLHWQRLLGDYVQRREQLAALILIMDSRRPFTDLDIQMLEWFAPTGKPIHCILTKVDKLNRNESVNVLRQAKAKLDSYVDEDGEGFPFTVQLFSALKRIGIDEANDKILELAGVTDEEAAAQVELIEMEDDVEPDDKK; encoded by the coding sequence ATGTCCAAACTCTGGCAAGCCCGCTTCTTTACGACCGTCAACCAATTGCGTGATCTGCCCGACACCACGGTGCCGGAAATCGCCTTTGCAGGTCGCTCCAACGCCGGCAAATCGACCGCCATCAATATCCTGTGCAACCAGAAAGGTCTGGCGTTCGCCTCCAAGACCCCTGGCCGCACCCAGCACATTAACTACTTTTCGATCGGCGGCGCGCACGTCGCGCAGCACCGCAAGGACCCGACCATCGTCGCCGAGATCGAATGCCTGCTGGTCGACTTGCCCGGCTACGGCTACGCGGAAGTGTCCGGTTCGGCCAAGCTGCACTGGCAGCGCCTGCTGGGCGACTACGTGCAGCGCCGCGAACAGCTGGCCGCGCTGATCCTGATCATGGACTCGCGCCGCCCGTTCACCGACCTGGATATCCAGATGCTCGAATGGTTCGCCCCGACCGGCAAGCCGATCCATTGCATTCTGACCAAGGTTGACAAGTTGAACCGCAACGAATCGGTCAACGTGCTGCGCCAGGCCAAAGCCAAGCTCGACAGCTATGTTGACGAAGACGGCGAAGGCTTCCCTTTCACCGTGCAACTGTTCTCCGCGCTCAAGCGCATCGGCATCGACGAAGCCAACGACAAGATCCTGGAACTGGCCGGCGTCACCGACGAGGAAGCGGCGGCCCAGGTCGAACTGATCGAGATGGAAGACGACGTCGAACCGGACGACAAAAAATAA